Proteins encoded by one window of Rhodamnia argentea isolate NSW1041297 chromosome 6, ASM2092103v1, whole genome shotgun sequence:
- the LOC115732871 gene encoding Golgi apparatus membrane protein-like protein ECHIDNA isoform X1, with product MDPSQPVVENYANPKTCFFHVIFKAAALAFYILSALFFDNFVIIFVVTVFLAALDFWVVKNVSGRILVGLRWWNEIDDNGESVWRFECLDQESLARMNKKDSWLFWWTLYLTAVAWTILGIFSLIRFQADYLLVVGVCLTLSIANIVGFTKCRKDAKKQIQAFATQTIASRFSSTIQSAFSVV from the exons CCTGTAGTAGAGAACTACGCCAACCCAAAGACATGTTTCTTTCACGTTATTTTCAAG GCTGCTGCTTTGGCATTTTACATATTATCTGCTCTCTTCTTCGATAATTTTGTCATCATTTTTGTGGTGACGGTCTTCCTTGCTGCCCTAGACTTTTGGGTTGTGAAAAATGTGAGTGGGCGTATCTTAGTGGGTTTGAGGTGGTGGAATGAGATAGATGATAATGGTGAGAGTGTTTGGAGATTTGAATGCCTTGACCAGGAG TCATTGGCGCGGATGAATAAGAAAGATTCGTGGTTGTTCTGGTGGACTCTTTACCTTACG GCAGTCGCATGGACTATCCTTGGTATATTCTCACTCATAAGGTTCCAGGCTGACTATCTCCTTGTTGTTGGAGTTTGTTTGACTCTCAGCATTGCAAATATTGTGGGCTTCACCAAGTGCCGCAAAG ATGCCAAGAAGCAGATCCAGGCATTTGCTACCCAGACGATTGCCTCTCGGTTTTCTTCTACGATACAATCAGCATTTAGCGTTGTTTGA
- the LOC115732871 gene encoding Golgi apparatus membrane protein-like protein ECHIDNA isoform X2 codes for MMPVVENYANPKTCFFHVIFKAAALAFYILSALFFDNFVIIFVVTVFLAALDFWVVKNVSGRILVGLRWWNEIDDNGESVWRFECLDQESLARMNKKDSWLFWWTLYLTAVAWTILGIFSLIRFQADYLLVVGVCLTLSIANIVGFTKCRKDAKKQIQAFATQTIASRFSSTIQSAFSVV; via the exons CCTGTAGTAGAGAACTACGCCAACCCAAAGACATGTTTCTTTCACGTTATTTTCAAG GCTGCTGCTTTGGCATTTTACATATTATCTGCTCTCTTCTTCGATAATTTTGTCATCATTTTTGTGGTGACGGTCTTCCTTGCTGCCCTAGACTTTTGGGTTGTGAAAAATGTGAGTGGGCGTATCTTAGTGGGTTTGAGGTGGTGGAATGAGATAGATGATAATGGTGAGAGTGTTTGGAGATTTGAATGCCTTGACCAGGAG TCATTGGCGCGGATGAATAAGAAAGATTCGTGGTTGTTCTGGTGGACTCTTTACCTTACG GCAGTCGCATGGACTATCCTTGGTATATTCTCACTCATAAGGTTCCAGGCTGACTATCTCCTTGTTGTTGGAGTTTGTTTGACTCTCAGCATTGCAAATATTGTGGGCTTCACCAAGTGCCGCAAAG ATGCCAAGAAGCAGATCCAGGCATTTGCTACCCAGACGATTGCCTCTCGGTTTTCTTCTACGATACAATCAGCATTTAGCGTTGTTTGA